GGCCAGCGCATCGCGGTGCGCTGGTGAGACGCCCCCGAGACGCCGTCACCTGAGCGTCTCGGGGTCAATCAATGTGGAGTGCAGTCCCTGTGACGCTCTCGCCCCTTGGCGACGCGAGTCCCGAGTTTTCTGATGCGCCGTTGGCGTCCCCGGGTGCGGGGGCGCGCTTTGTCCTGCGCACGTTCGGGCGGCTCGACCTGCTGGCCGGCCTGTCCGACGCCGATCGATCGGCCACGGCCACCGCCATACCGCTGCTGCAGCGCGGCAAACCGCTCGCGCTGCTGGCGTATTGCCTGGCCGAACGGCGGCGTGCCCATTCGCGCGAAGCCCTGAGTGCGCTGCTCTGGGCCGACGCGGCCCCGGATCGGGCTCGGCACAATGTGCGGCAAGCGCTCTGGCGCCTGCGACGCGTGCTCGGGGAGCTGCTCGTCACGCGCGATGACGCGGTGCTCAGCGTGGATGCCACGGTGGTCTCCGATCGCGAACAGTTCCTGGAGGCCGCGGCCCAGCAAGACGTCACCACGGCTCTGGCCGTGTACGACGGCCCGTTTCTGCACGACGTGTCGTTGCCGGGGGGCGATGAGTTCGACGAGTGGGTCTCAGCCGAACGGGCTCGTCTCGAGGACGTGCTGGTCCGCCTGGTCGAAGAGGCCACGCGTGGCCCAGCGCCGCGATTACGGGCAGCCGAGTGCCGGGCGGCGGTCGATCGCCTGCTGCAGGTGGCGCCGGATTCGCTCGAGGCACGGCGGGTGGCGGTGGATGTCTGCTTTGCGCTTGGCGATGCCGTCGCGGCGCGGCGTGAAGCCGATGCGCTGGAGGCGCTCGCGACGCGACTGGACCGCCCGTTAAGTAGCGCGGCGCAGGCGACGCTGGCCCGCGTGCGCAGTGCGTCGCAGGACGCGGCGCCGACCGACGACCGGGCGAGTGTCACGTTGGAGCTGGTGGGACGCGACGAGCCGTTTGCGCAGGTGATGGCGGCGTGGGCGCGCGCGCGTCGTGGCACCACCGAACGCGTGCTCCTTACCGGTGTGGCGGGCGTGGGGAAGACGCGGTTGCTGCAGGCGATTGGGCAGCGCTGCCGCGGGCGCCGGAGCAGTGTGGTGAGTGTGCGCGCCCATCCGGGCGAGATGGAGGTGCCGTTCGGGTATGCGGCGCTGCTCGCGCGGGCCCTGGCGCAGCAACCGGGTGCGTCGGGGATCTCCACTGACAGCGCCCGCGAGCTCGTGGCGCTCGATCCTGCGCTGGCCAATCACTTTCGCGTGGCGCCGGCGCCGCCGACCGAAGGGGAGAGTGTGCGACGGCGTGCGCTGGCGTTGCTCGATCTGCTGCAGGCGGTGGCGGAACAGCAGCCGCTGGCGCTGGTGCTCGACGATCTGCATTGGGTTGATGCGGCGTCGCGTCAGCTGCTCGCGGTGGCGCTCGGGCGCCTCGCCGATTGCGCGGTGCTGGTGCTGGGGGCGACGCGCCCGAGCGCGAGCACCGGCTTGGAACACCCCGCGCTCACCAGCATGGCGCTGGCCCCACTCGAGCCTGATGCGGTGCTCGAGGCCATTCACGGCTCGGGGTCGTGGCCGGAGGCGGCGGAGGTCGATCAGTTCATTCGCACGCTCGCGGGGGCGTGCGACGGCATTCCGCTCAACGTGGTGGAGCGGCTCACGCTGGCGCTCGATGCCGGATTGCTGACGCGGCAGGGCACACAGTGGGGGTCGCCGAATTGGGCGATCGCCACCCGAGAGGTGGCGGTGAGCTCGCCGCTGATGCGCCGCCTGCGCGCCTGCGCCGATCCGGAGCGCGCGCTGCTCCGCGTGTTGGCCGTGGCCGGAACGCCGCTGCCGCAGGAGGTGCTCAGCGCGTTACCCGATGCGCTCACGGTGTTGCGCGCGCTCGAGGAGAAGGGCTTCGTGCATCGCGAGTCGGGGCAGTGGCAGCCCGCGCATGATGCGATCGCCGAACAACTGCTCGCCGACGGCGACGCCGCGTCGCGTCGCGCCACGCACGGCGAGCTTGCCGCCCTGCTGGTCCGCTCGCGCGTGGCCGATCGGCTACCGGCGGCGTTGCGGCACTATCTGCTGGCCGACGATGAGGCGGCCGCGGCCACGGTCTTTGCGCAGATCGTGTCGCGCGCGCGATCGCGCGGCGATCGTCGGCCGGCGGCAGGGCTCCTGGCCGATGTGCTCGGCGAGGTGACGGCGTCGCAGGCGGCAATGCTGTTGCGCGCGGTGCCGTGGCATCAGCGGGCGGCGGGGAGCATGGCCCGCGTGATGGTGGCAAGCGCGCTCGCCGTGGCCGGCATCGCCCTCGCAGTGGCGTGGCGGGCGTGGCGCGCGCCGTCGCTGCATCTCACGCAAACGGCGGTGACGATGACGCGGGCGCAGCCGTTCGGGCCGGACGCGTTCCGTTTGGCGCCGTCGGCCATCGTGCGCGTGGGTACCGACAACGCCGTGGACAGCACGCCCCGTGAGATTCGCGTGCGCTCCATGGACGGAAGCGCCCGCATCGTCGCCGGTGCCACCGCGGTGGCGAAGGACGGCTACGCGCGCTTTGGCGGGCTTCGCCTGGTGACGCGTGATACGCTGCTGCATCTGCGCTTCGAGGCCGATGGTTTTCGGCCAACGGATCTCACCTTCAAGGCGCCGGTGCTCGGGGCGTCGCGTGAGGCCACGGGCGCCATCTTTCTCGTCGAAGGGCATTTCGGGTCCGGTGCCACCGCGCAGCGCGTCCGCGGGCCCGATGCCACGGTGCGCGTCGCGCCCGGTGCGCCGATCTCGGGGGTCGTCCAGATGGAGTACTCTGCGCCCTGGGCGGCGGCCTCTGTGTGGGTGGCCGTGACGCCCTCGTGGGGCGACCCGGCCACCGTGGGGCGTGAGGTCACGCCACTGACGACGCCCGT
This DNA window, taken from Gemmatimonadaceae bacterium, encodes the following:
- a CDS encoding AAA family ATPase, with protein sequence MTLSPLGDASPEFSDAPLASPGAGARFVLRTFGRLDLLAGLSDADRSATATAIPLLQRGKPLALLAYCLAERRRAHSREALSALLWADAAPDRARHNVRQALWRLRRVLGELLVTRDDAVLSVDATVVSDREQFLEAAAQQDVTTALAVYDGPFLHDVSLPGGDEFDEWVSAERARLEDVLVRLVEEATRGPAPRLRAAECRAAVDRLLQVAPDSLEARRVAVDVCFALGDAVAARREADALEALATRLDRPLSSAAQATLARVRSASQDAAPTDDRASVTLELVGRDEPFAQVMAAWARARRGTTERVLLTGVAGVGKTRLLQAIGQRCRGRRSSVVSVRAHPGEMEVPFGYAALLARALAQQPGASGISTDSARELVALDPALANHFRVAPAPPTEGESVRRRALALLDLLQAVAEQQPLALVLDDLHWVDAASRQLLAVALGRLADCAVLVLGATRPSASTGLEHPALTSMALAPLEPDAVLEAIHGSGSWPEAAEVDQFIRTLAGACDGIPLNVVERLTLALDAGLLTRQGTQWGSPNWAIATREVAVSSPLMRRLRACADPERALLRVLAVAGTPLPQEVLSALPDALTVLRALEEKGFVHRESGQWQPAHDAIAEQLLADGDAASRRATHGELAALLVRSRVADRLPAALRHYLLADDEAAAATVFAQIVSRARSRGDRRPAAGLLADVLGEVTASQAAMLLRAVPWHQRAAGSMARVMVASALAVAGIALAVAWRAWRAPSLHLTQTAVTMTRAQPFGPDAFRLAPSAIVRVGTDNAVDSTPREIRVRSMDGSARIVAGATAVAKDGYARFGGLRLVTRDTLLHLRFEADGFRPTDLTFKAPVLGASREATGAIFLVEGHFGSGATAQRVRGPDATVRVAPGAPISGVVQMEYSAPWAAASVWVAVTPSWGDPATVGREVTPLTTPVRWDVVDIPVSFTAPTTPGRYWLLFVAAAEPSGGYILSNTNWSMNRAVWGDGNDVAHTSDSVIVAANYRGLAWFDIAYPETWEGRRGYCPPRKATGILYCPMEHGLFGIRVEVQ